Proteins from one Pristis pectinata isolate sPriPec2 chromosome 34, sPriPec2.1.pri, whole genome shotgun sequence genomic window:
- the LOC127586122 gene encoding uncharacterized protein LOC127586122, giving the protein MELEAFKYLKEAVLTICPSSAKITGNVALTAVLYGFEHLMEKINSCPCDPVRNGTYAMNAFGIPATILFMASLVVVPDSRKLLKCATCHNLIRGETSDNPRSETSKTYRDDENCCTKDSFENCCTRDWYRACCTCRQCRLILATWIKVSIPSLIWVVILLLDGDYYTCYWLPSNNQTAGSTGCKDFCNITASFEERQLCSRYQWIGAIVLVVTVSLLVVSYFLPAWKPTDCTEEIYYERKFRKKLEKKKLTKIKEELEKKVTECADVESGNLLGKLSLGKTEQGKGQSNQSTDKHDDDDHPDPDMGEPPRKPTGDNTPMSSVSPSLQQPGSVHESTTTQPRQHLHHEVETGASDSSHKRPTQSYIEKFGIHLPQPDKRKATSQSTRSEEL; this is encoded by the exons ATGGAACTGGAAGCTTTCAAATACTTGAAAGAAGCCGTTTTGACTATTTGTCCCTCCTCAGCCAAAATCACTGGGAATGTGGCGTTAACAGCAGTCCTGTATGGATTTGAACACCTGATGGAGAAAATCAACTCGTGTCCCTGCGATCCGGTACGGAACGGTACCTACGCCATGAATGCTTTTGGTATACCTGCAACTATCCTCTTTATGGCCAGTTTGGTGGTGGTCCCGGATTCACGGAAACTGCTCAAGTGTGCGACCTGCCACAACCTCATTCGCGGTGAGACCTCCGACAACCCCAGAAGTGAGACCTCCAAAACCTACAGAGACGATGAGAACTGCTGCACAAAGGATTCGTTTGAAAACTGCTGTACCCGGGATTGGTATCGCGCCTGCTGCACCTGCAGACAATGTCGACTTATACTGGCCACTTGGATAAAAGTATCGATCCCATCCCTGATATGGGTAGTCATTCTGTTACTGGACGGGGATTACTACACCTGTTATTGGTTACCGTCAAACAATCAGACCGCCGGCAGTACGGGGTGCAAAGACTTTTGCAACATCACAGCTTCGTTCGAAGAGCGCCAACTTTGCTCCAGGTATCAG TGGATTGGTGCTATTGTCTTGGTGGTGACTGTGAGCCTGTTGGTAGTTTCTTACTTCCTTCCGGCATGGAAGCCCACCGACTGCACTGAGGAGATATATTACGAGAGAAAGTTTCGGAAAAAACTGGAGAAGAAGAAACTGACCAAGATAAAGGAGGAATTGGAAAAGAAAGTAACAGAATGTGCAGATGTGGAGTCCGGAAATCTCCTTGGTAAACTGAGCCTCGGCAAGACAGAGCAGGGTAAAGGGCAATCCAACCAGTCAACGGATAAGCATGATGATGACGATCACCCCGATCCTGACATGGGTGAACCTCCCCGTAAACCAACTGGGGACAATACCCCAATGAGCAGTGTTTCGCCTTCACTGCAGCAACCCGGGAGTGTTCACGAGTCCACCACAACTCAACCAAGACAGCATTTACACCACGAAGTTGAAACTGGTGCCTCAGACAGCAGTCACAAACGTCCAACTCAGAGCTATATCGAAAAATTCGGcatccacctcccccaacccgaCAAACGAAAAGCCACCAGCCAGAGCACACGCTCCGAGGAATTGTAA